The Arachis ipaensis cultivar K30076 chromosome B10, Araip1.1, whole genome shotgun sequence DNA window TATACATATGACTTACATTTGATGATATTGAAGTAGTAAAATTTGAAAACAATAATATAACAAATATTTAAATAAGATCAATTGATAAATAAATCGATCTAGATGATGGATTCATTATTTGGCTGTTAAAGACATAATCATTCATCCATCTCCTCTTATTAAGTTTTTGGAAGAAGTGATTTATCATAATAACATAATTACCTTTAAAATTGAATTAACTTAATATTTGACTTATAGCACCTACAATTAAAGTTGACAATGAATAGAATAAGGTAgagtttaaattctattttaatcttatttacatatttaaattctttttaagatttaatttaattttatttgcggGTTAAGAATCTTTCGACTATTATCCTACTTGCACTCTAAAAGTTCATACTCGACCCGATTATATCCAATTCGATCCacaacaaattaattttttcaatcaaacatAATATATTTAATCATTTCATAGTTCAtaaacatattaataaaatatagaATACAAAATTAAActtacattaaaattaaaagtaacaaaaaATCATAATAAACTCTATGTTAAAATTACAAAATTGAGAGGATGTGAGTTTAATAATTCTCAtcaatttattatatatgtattataatttttaattacatACTATAATAGATCAGAGATGCAAATTGATCGGATTGGATTAggcataaactcacacttaatccTACCTATAGATCAACCCGCTGTGTTCTCATTCCGatttccctttcttttttttctttctttcttctttctaagTTGTTGCTGTGTTATTGTTTGTGTGTTTAGTGGGTGTGTGCCTGTGTGACCGTGAGTGAGGgggtgagagagaaggagaggagGAGAAAAGAGAGCCATGACaggggagaagagaagaggaggGAGACGCGCCGGAGCTGGTGGGCCTCATTACCGCTGACGCCACGCCGTCGCGAGACCAGAGGAGAGGGAGATAGAACGCGACCTTGAGAGAGAGGAGTGGTCATCGTCACTGAAGAGGAGCCGCACCGCCACTGCACCATGCTCGCTGCCACCGTCGCGTCATCGCTGCCAGCTTCGTTGGATCTCTGCTGCCAAACCCGTTCTTGCCGCCGCCGTTGGAATCGCGAACAGGGGGGTGAAGATGCGCGAAAGGGGGCATCGCGGAGTTGCCATCACCGTCGTGTTACTGGGCTCGCCGTCGTCGCATCTGGGTGGCTGTTGCGCCGCCGTTCATCACTGCCCAGTCACCGTCGAAGCTTTGCATCGCCGTTCTGACCGCCAGAAACCGCCGGTGGAGCCACTGTCTTCTTGGTAAGCGTTATTGTCTCTGAAACCTTTGAAATAAATTTTCCGTCATAGCCTATTAGAGTAACTGAGATGATGGTAATGTAGGGCTGAGTTGTGGTTCTTGCATGTTGAGTTCAGTAGCCGTGCATGCGACATCAAGCTGCCGCGTCGTCAACGGAGTCGCCGCTGTTCTGTTTTCTCGGATACTCGTAGGTTCAGTAAGCCTTTTCCTGTTCCGATTTCTTTTAGTCACTATTCTGTGATATGTTTCTAAGGTCCTTGCAACGTTAATGCTATAGTTTTGAGTTCAGTTCTTACGTGCCGTGATTAAAGTTGCTGTGATTGAGGCTGTGTTGTTGCGGGCTGTGAGAAAAAGAGTTTCTGTCGCGTGATTAAATTGTAATCGAGGTAggaatt harbors:
- the LOC110267633 gene encoding uncharacterized protein LOC110267633 isoform X2 gives rise to the protein MRERGHRGVAITVVLLGSPSSHLGGCCAAVHHCPVTVEALHRRSDRQKPPVEPLSSWAELWFLHVEFSSRACDIKLPRRQRSRRCSVFSDTLLSSVLTCRD
- the LOC110267633 gene encoding uncharacterized protein LOC110267633 isoform X3; its protein translation is MRERGHRGVAITVVLLGSPSSHLGGCCAAVHHCPVTVEALHRRSDRQKPPVEPLSSWAELWFLHVEFSSRACDIKLPRRQRSRRCSVFSDTRSFEFSSYVP
- the LOC110267633 gene encoding uncharacterized protein LOC110267633 isoform X1 — its product is MRERGHRGVAITVVLLGSPSSHLGGCCAAVHHCPVTVEALHRRSDRQKPPVEPLSSWAELWFLHVEFSSRACDIKLPRRQRSRRCSVFSDTRRFSKPFPVPISFSHYSVICF